From the genome of Mustela lutreola isolate mMusLut2 chromosome 16, mMusLut2.pri, whole genome shotgun sequence, one region includes:
- the LOC131818350 gene encoding vomeronasal type-1 receptor 4-like has product MASYELVMGILLLFQTIVGNVLFLSFYILTSFSKHTWRPTDLITNQLASANFLVLFSRGIPQALAAFYLDYSLGEPMCKITFYIQRVAQGVSLCTTCLLSGFQAITISPNNSGWAELKPKAPRAPRFVQPSCCLCWNLHLLINIIVPVKVTHSRTTINITKMQFGLCATEKSDSSISSLYAFLFTFLDILCLGPMGWASGFIVLFLQRHRQRIKYRHHAYLSLRASSETTATHTVLLPVSSFVSFYFLSSILSLCRTCFVTQSLQLANISAFLAVCFPAFSPYLFISHDIQTLRIYFVSFKTKISK; this is encoded by the exons ATGGCTTCTTATGAGTTGGTAATGGGGattctcctcctcttccagaCTATAGTTGGGAATgtcttattcctttctttttatatattgacttCGTTCAGTAAACATACTTGGAGACCCACAGATCTAATCACCAACCAGTTGGCCTCAGCCAACTTTCTAGTCCTTTTCTCTAGGGGAATCCCTCAGGCACTGGCAGCTTTTTATTTAGACTATTCCCTGGGAGAACCTATGTGCAAGATTACCTTTTATATTCAGAGGGTGGCCCAAGGGGTTTCTCTATGCACCACCTGCCTTTTAAGTGGCTTCCAGGCTATCACTATTAGTCCTAATAATTCCGGGTGGGCAGAACTCAAACCAAAAGctcctaggg ctcctagaTTTGTTCAGCCCTCCTGTTGCCTCTGTTGGAATCTTCATCTCCTGATAAATATTATCGTGCCAGTGAAAGTGACTCACTCAAGGACTACTATAAACATCACAAAAATGCAGTTTGGACTGTGTGCTACAGAAAAATCCGATTCATCCATAAGCTCACTGTATGCATTCCTCTTTACCTTCCTAGATATTTTGTGTTTGGGACCAATGGGTTGGGCCAGTGGCTTCATAGTGCTCTTCCTGCAAAGACATAGGCAAAGAATCAAATACCGTCACCATGCCTATCTCTCTCTCAGAGCTTCCTCAGAGACCACTGCCACTCACACTGTCCTGCTTCCGGTGAgctcctttgtttccttttattttctatccTCCATCTTATCACTCTGTAGGACTTGCTTTGTCACCCAAAGCCTGCAACTGGCGAACATAAGTGCATTCCTGGCTGTTTGTTTTCCAGCTTTCAGCCCCTATCTCTTCATCAGCCATGACATTCAAACCTTAAGAATCTACTTTGTCAGTTTTAAGACAAAAATCTCCAAATAG